From the Planktothrix tepida PCC 9214 genome, one window contains:
- a CDS encoding SDR family NAD(P)-dependent oxidoreductase: MEDHLFDLTHKVAIVTGGAQGIGKTIAQGLAQSGSKIVIGDIKLSEAEKTAQIIQDRGGQAIAIQTDVTNRQDCANLINQTVAHYNQLDIMVCNAGINIVKPALSLLEAEWDAIIDVDLKGYFNCAQLAAQQMIQQGTGGSIIMNSSIASVVGFPYAVAYSAAKGGVNQLVRTLAIEWATHGIRVNAIAPGYIDNTIEGLENPTPLEEIKTFVPMNRKGKLEELIGPVVFLASEAASYVTGAILMVDGGYSAM, encoded by the coding sequence GTGGAAGATCATCTTTTTGACTTAACCCATAAAGTTGCTATTGTCACAGGAGGAGCACAAGGAATCGGCAAAACAATTGCACAGGGATTAGCACAGTCAGGTTCCAAAATAGTTATTGGTGATATTAAATTATCTGAAGCAGAAAAAACCGCGCAAATCATTCAAGATAGAGGAGGTCAGGCGATCGCAATTCAAACAGATGTTACCAATCGTCAGGATTGCGCTAACTTAATTAACCAAACCGTAGCTCACTACAACCAACTTGACATTATGGTTTGTAATGCCGGGATAAATATTGTTAAACCTGCCCTATCCCTGTTAGAAGCGGAGTGGGATGCAATTATTGATGTGGATTTGAAGGGTTATTTTAACTGCGCTCAGTTAGCCGCCCAACAAATGATTCAACAAGGTACAGGCGGTTCAATTATTATGAACTCTTCTATTGCTAGTGTCGTAGGTTTTCCCTATGCGGTGGCTTACAGTGCGGCAAAAGGAGGTGTCAATCAACTGGTGCGAACCTTAGCGATCGAGTGGGCGACTCATGGTATTCGAGTGAATGCGATCGCTCCTGGCTACATTGACAATACTATAGAAGGTTTGGAGAATCCAACACCACTAGAGGAAATTAAAACATTCGTTCCCATGAACCGTAAAGGCAAACTAGAGGAGTTAATCGGGCCTGTTGTGTTTCTCGCTTCTGAAGCAGCCTCCTATGTAACCGGGGCAATTTTAATGGTGGATGGTGGTTACAGTGCCATGTAG
- a CDS encoding ABC transporter substrate-binding protein → MIIKTVMKILTGFSIFWRRWLAILLFFITVIILNSCNPVHLKTKDSQLVVSYLTDPKTFNPALVVELTHILPYTYEGLVKENDQGKLEPCIAESWKFSKDYKKIVFLIRKGLKWSDGVPLTADDVVFTYNEIYKNPAIPSYAKDFLKMGKNRAFPTVRKLDDFRVEFTLPEPWFPFLRITKMEILPAHALREAVNTKNEEGQPKFLSTWGTDTAPEKIIVNGPYKIETYQPGERIIFRKNPYYWRKDLQGNRQPYIDRVIWNTVKNTDTALLQFRSGGLDFIDVHPDYFSLLKQEEKRGKFTIYNNGPSLGSTVIAFNLNKGSRNGKPLIDPIKSRWFNTLEFRQAVAYGIDRQQILNNVYRGLGELQNSPLSVNSPYYLSEKAGLKVYEYNPQKAKELLLKAGFQYTKVGQLLDEQGNPVRFTLITDASNKVLQAMAVQVKQDLARIGISVDFNPVSLSLFLEKINFAFDWECTVLTTIVGIEPNEWANIWLPSGRWHFFNQQSPSAERSIMGREVAKWEQKIGDLYIQAAGEFDEEKRKALYGETQRISQNYLPFIYLVNPLSMLAVRNRIQGVKPSPYVGTYWNIYEMKLKE, encoded by the coding sequence ATGATTATTAAAACTGTTATGAAAATATTGACAGGGTTTAGCATCTTCTGGCGTCGTTGGTTAGCAATTTTGCTGTTTTTTATAACAGTGATTATACTCAATAGCTGCAACCCAGTTCATCTCAAAACCAAAGATTCTCAGTTAGTTGTTAGTTATTTAACCGATCCCAAAACCTTTAATCCGGCTCTAGTAGTAGAGTTAACCCATATTTTGCCTTACACTTATGAAGGTTTAGTTAAAGAAAATGACCAGGGTAAACTTGAACCTTGCATTGCAGAATCTTGGAAATTTTCTAAAGATTATAAAAAAATTGTTTTTTTGATTAGAAAAGGGCTAAAGTGGTCAGATGGAGTTCCATTGACCGCAGATGATGTGGTTTTTACTTATAACGAAATTTACAAGAATCCAGCCATTCCTAGCTATGCTAAAGACTTCTTGAAAATGGGTAAAAATCGCGCTTTTCCTACGGTGCGAAAACTCGATGACTTCCGAGTCGAATTTACCTTACCTGAACCCTGGTTTCCATTTCTTCGCATTACAAAAATGGAAATTTTACCCGCCCATGCTTTGCGGGAAGCAGTTAATACAAAAAACGAAGAAGGACAGCCTAAATTTTTATCAACTTGGGGAACGGATACTGCACCGGAAAAGATTATTGTCAACGGCCCTTATAAAATAGAAACTTATCAACCCGGAGAACGCATCATTTTCCGCAAGAATCCTTATTACTGGCGAAAAGATCTTCAAGGAAATCGGCAACCTTATATTGATCGTGTGATTTGGAATACCGTTAAGAATACTGATACAGCTTTACTCCAATTTCGTTCGGGTGGCTTGGATTTTATCGATGTTCATCCTGATTATTTTTCCTTATTAAAACAGGAAGAAAAAAGAGGTAAATTCACCATCTACAATAATGGCCCGTCTTTAGGATCTACGGTTATTGCTTTTAATCTCAATAAAGGAAGTAGGAATGGTAAACCCCTGATCGATCCGATCAAGTCTCGCTGGTTCAATACACTGGAATTTAGACAAGCCGTTGCTTATGGAATTGATCGCCAACAAATACTTAACAATGTTTATAGAGGATTGGGCGAACTGCAAAATTCACCGCTTTCTGTCAATAGTCCTTATTATCTCTCGGAGAAAGCCGGTTTAAAGGTTTATGAATACAATCCTCAAAAAGCGAAAGAATTATTGCTAAAAGCAGGTTTTCAATACACCAAGGTCGGTCAATTATTAGATGAGCAGGGAAATCCGGTGCGCTTTACTCTGATTACCGATGCTAGTAACAAAGTATTACAAGCAATGGCAGTGCAGGTCAAACAAGACCTGGCTCGAATTGGCATATCTGTTGATTTTAATCCCGTAAGTCTTAGTCTTTTCCTAGAAAAAATAAATTTTGCTTTCGATTGGGAATGTACTGTATTGACAACAATTGTTGGCATAGAACCGAATGAATGGGCTAATATTTGGTTACCCTCTGGTCGCTGGCACTTTTTTAATCAGCAATCACCATCAGCAGAAAGGTCAATCATGGGCCGAGAGGTGGCAAAATGGGAGCAGAAAATTGGTGACTTGTACATTCAAGCAGCAGGAGAATTTGATGAAGAAAAGCGCAAAGCTCTCTATGGAGAAACTCAAAGAATTAGTCAGAATTATCTACCCTTTATCTATTTAGTCAATCCTTTATCAATGTTAGCTGTGCGAAATCGTATCCAAGGGGTTAAACCTTCCCCTTATGTAGGAACTTACTGGAATATTTATGAAATGAAACTGAAAGAGTAA
- a CDS encoding alkene reductase, protein MSKYPNLFKPIKIGSLELPNRIVMAPLTRMRAGKGNVPTQMNATYYAQRASAGLIISEATQVSPQGVGLPNTPGIHSPEQVEGWQLVTEAVHNCGGRIFLQLWHVGRCSYPSLQPNGQLPVAPSAIASQEDNTGEEPYVVPRALETVEIPQIIEQYRQGAKNAMLAGFDGVEIHSANGYLLDQFLQDNSNKRTDQYGGSIENRARLLMEVTEAVTQVWGNERVGVRLSPSSTYKDMHDSNPEALFNYVVTQLNHFNLAYLHIVGPRVKGSQDDFTEKKVQLGVRHFRPLYAGNLITAGGYNGVTGEAVVADGDADLVAYGRWFIANPDLPKRFFLDAPLNQYHRPTFFDGDEQGYTDYPFLEQSQQIL, encoded by the coding sequence ATGAGTAAATATCCAAATCTATTTAAACCTATAAAGATCGGCTCGTTAGAGTTACCTAATCGGATTGTGATGGCACCATTAACTCGGATGCGAGCAGGTAAGGGTAATGTTCCGACTCAGATGAATGCTACTTATTACGCTCAACGGGCTTCTGCGGGATTGATCATTAGTGAAGCGACCCAAGTTTCTCCGCAAGGGGTGGGACTTCCTAATACTCCGGGAATTCACTCTCCAGAACAAGTGGAAGGGTGGCAGTTAGTCACGGAAGCAGTACACAATTGTGGGGGACGAATTTTTTTACAATTATGGCACGTTGGACGGTGTTCTTATCCTTCTTTGCAACCGAATGGACAATTGCCCGTTGCTCCTAGCGCGATCGCATCTCAAGAAGATAATACCGGAGAAGAACCTTATGTTGTGCCGCGAGCACTAGAAACTGTAGAAATTCCTCAAATTATAGAACAATATCGGCAAGGCGCTAAAAATGCAATGTTAGCAGGTTTTGATGGAGTTGAAATTCACAGTGCTAACGGTTACTTACTCGATCAATTTCTCCAAGATAATTCCAATAAACGGACTGATCAGTATGGCGGATCAATTGAAAATCGCGCCCGTTTATTAATGGAAGTTACCGAAGCCGTCACTCAGGTTTGGGGTAACGAACGAGTTGGGGTACGCTTGTCCCCCAGCAGCACTTATAAAGATATGCACGACTCCAATCCTGAAGCATTATTTAACTATGTTGTCACCCAACTCAATCATTTTAATTTAGCCTATCTTCACATCGTAGGGCCTAGAGTCAAAGGCAGCCAGGATGACTTCACTGAAAAAAAGGTGCAGCTAGGAGTTCGCCATTTTCGGCCTTTGTATGCAGGGAATTTGATCACTGCTGGTGGTTATAATGGCGTAACTGGAGAAGCTGTAGTGGCAGATGGAGATGCTGATTTAGTTGCCTATGGCCGGTGGTTTATTGCTAATCCTGATTTACCAAAACGTTTTTTTCTCGATGCGCCGCTTAATCAATACCATCGCCCAACTTTCTTTGATGGAGATGAGCAGGGCTACACGGATTATCCATTCTTAGAACAGTCTCAACAAATACTATAA
- a CDS encoding SGNH/GDSL hydrolase family protein — protein sequence MTELKTKLKSWTEKLLLMMVGVIAGLLIIETFAISTGFAIPPMESWHRLFSEVYQGDARLGFKPKPNLKNFEFVWQNAGVSEVINTDSYGFRNLGRDYTTSNLYFVGDSFTWGQWVNRDKTFYGLIESELQQPVISLGVPVYGFEQYEALFRDWIVKYKPKNTVLCIFANDLHKTSLMKDFLARTTQPISWYEKTFLYQLIYNNYYSVNVIKTAGNGIRLASIRSFDRKPFNQTGGIGPDIDYLTSNTHLEVEAALSRIIDLTQEHQIKLLVFLIPSKESTYIQEYTKLFPNKIKYIETEEIGYQRLCNLAKTKDVTCLDLTEAFRQNSEGEKLYFDLDNHWNVAGHQLASRLILDILQPEKDVDSKTNVEAISVNQFPSLATHEVL from the coding sequence ATGACTGAATTGAAAACGAAATTAAAGTCTTGGACAGAAAAGCTCTTGCTGATGATGGTTGGAGTGATTGCTGGACTGCTAATTATAGAAACCTTCGCTATTTCTACGGGGTTTGCTATTCCTCCTATGGAAAGTTGGCATAGACTTTTTTCTGAAGTTTATCAGGGTGATGCTCGGTTAGGCTTTAAACCCAAACCCAATCTAAAAAATTTTGAATTCGTTTGGCAGAATGCTGGAGTATCAGAAGTAATCAATACAGATAGTTATGGGTTTCGTAATCTCGGAAGAGATTACACAACCTCTAATTTATATTTTGTTGGGGATTCTTTTACATGGGGACAATGGGTAAATAGAGACAAAACTTTTTATGGACTTATAGAATCAGAACTTCAACAACCTGTAATTAGTCTGGGAGTACCTGTTTACGGATTTGAACAATATGAAGCTCTATTTCGGGATTGGATAGTTAAATATAAACCCAAGAATACCGTTTTATGTATATTTGCTAATGATTTACATAAAACATCTTTGATGAAAGATTTCTTGGCTAGAACTACCCAGCCTATCAGTTGGTATGAAAAAACATTTTTATATCAATTGATTTATAACAATTACTACTCAGTGAATGTGATAAAGACAGCCGGAAACGGTATCAGACTAGCAAGTATTCGTAGTTTTGATAGAAAGCCATTTAACCAAACGGGTGGAATTGGCCCAGATATAGATTATCTAACATCTAATACTCATTTAGAGGTAGAAGCAGCACTCTCGCGAATTATTGATCTAACCCAAGAACATCAGATCAAGTTGTTGGTATTTTTAATTCCCTCGAAAGAATCAACTTATATTCAGGAATATACTAAGCTTTTTCCGAATAAAATCAAATATATTGAAACTGAAGAAATCGGTTATCAAAGATTATGTAACTTGGCGAAGACGAAGGATGTTACTTGCCTCGATTTGACTGAGGCATTTCGACAAAATAGCGAAGGCGAAAAGCTTTATTTTGATTTAGATAATCATTGGAATGTTGCTGGACATCAATTAGCTTCTCGATTAATTTTAGATATCTTGCAGCCGGAGAAAGATGTAGATTCAAAAACCAATGTAGAAGCGATAAGTGTGAACCAGTTTCCTTCTCTAGCCACCCATGAGGTATTGTAA
- a CDS encoding carbamoyltransferase family protein, whose translation MMTKPPNFSILGISAYYHDSAAALVVNGDIVAAAQQERFSRKKHDASFPGQAIAYCLKEASISLQDIDQIVFYDKPLIKFERLLETYLTYAPRGLNSFITAMPVWLKEKLYLKAILKKELATLAGCKTSQLPPLLFTKHHQAHAASAFFPSPFERAAVLCLDGVGEWATTSIWLGEGHQLIPQWEIDFPHSLGLLYSAFTYYTGFKVNSGEYKLMGLAPYGEPKYVDQILNHLLDLKEDGTFRLNMDYFNYTVGLTMTNHKFHTLFGGQPRKAEAEITQREMDLASSIQKVTEEVVLRLARTVKKELGVDYLCLAGGVALNCVANGRILRETEFKDIWIQPAAGDAGGAVGAALAIWHQYHEKPRTPKVSDLMKGSYLGPSFSEAEILQFLNAMNSFYQQLDDRELMPQLAEILAQGNVVGWFSGRMEFGPRALGSRSIIGDPRNPKMQSVMNLKIKYRESFRPFAPSVLAERVSDYFALDRSSPYMLLVAPIKENLHIPMTQEQQQMFGIDKLNVPRSQIPAVTHVDYSARIQTVHPETNPRYYELIRHFEAKTGCAVLVNTSFNVRGEPIVCTPEDAYRCFMRTEMDYLVIENFLLAKSEQPERNDNESWQKEFQLD comes from the coding sequence ATGATGACTAAACCACCCAATTTTTCAATACTAGGAATTTCAGCTTACTATCATGATAGTGCCGCCGCATTAGTTGTCAATGGCGACATTGTTGCCGCAGCACAACAGGAACGTTTTTCCCGAAAAAAGCACGATGCCAGTTTTCCTGGACAAGCAATCGCTTACTGTTTAAAAGAAGCAAGCATTAGTTTACAAGATATCGATCAAATTGTTTTTTACGACAAGCCATTAATCAAATTTGAACGGCTGTTAGAAACCTATTTAACCTATGCACCAAGGGGATTAAACTCGTTTATCACCGCCATGCCTGTCTGGCTAAAAGAAAAGCTTTACCTTAAGGCAATTCTCAAAAAAGAATTAGCCACACTCGCGGGATGCAAAACTTCTCAATTACCCCCGTTACTGTTTACCAAACATCACCAAGCCCATGCGGCTTCTGCTTTTTTTCCCAGCCCTTTCGAGCGTGCTGCTGTTTTATGCTTAGATGGTGTAGGAGAGTGGGCAACGACTTCGATCTGGTTAGGAGAAGGACATCAACTCATCCCGCAATGGGAAATTGATTTTCCCCATTCTCTGGGTTTACTTTACTCGGCTTTTACTTACTATACTGGGTTCAAAGTTAACTCCGGTGAGTACAAACTCATGGGTTTAGCTCCTTACGGTGAACCTAAATATGTAGACCAAATCCTCAACCATTTATTGGATCTTAAAGAAGATGGAACCTTTCGGTTGAACATGGACTACTTTAACTACACCGTTGGGTTAACCATGACCAATCATAAGTTTCATACTCTGTTTGGAGGACAACCCCGCAAAGCCGAAGCAGAAATCACTCAAAGAGAAATGGATCTGGCCAGTTCCATTCAGAAAGTGACTGAAGAAGTGGTACTGCGTCTAGCCAGAACAGTCAAAAAAGAATTGGGGGTAGATTATCTCTGTTTAGCGGGTGGTGTAGCCCTCAATTGTGTAGCCAACGGACGAATTTTGCGAGAAACTGAGTTCAAAGATATTTGGATTCAACCGGCCGCCGGGGACGCTGGAGGTGCCGTTGGAGCAGCCTTAGCAATTTGGCATCAGTACCATGAAAAACCCCGTACTCCTAAAGTTAGCGATCTGATGAAAGGTTCTTATCTAGGGCCTAGCTTTAGCGAAGCAGAGATTCTCCAGTTTCTCAATGCTATGAATAGCTTTTACCAGCAGCTTGATGATCGCGAATTGATGCCTCAGTTAGCAGAAATTTTAGCACAGGGAAATGTTGTTGGTTGGTTCTCTGGCAGGATGGAGTTTGGGCCCCGTGCTTTGGGGAGTCGTTCAATTATTGGCGACCCACGCAATCCCAAAATGCAATCGGTGATGAATCTGAAAATTAAATATCGTGAGTCCTTCCGTCCGTTTGCTCCGTCAGTTTTAGCGGAGCGAGTTTCGGATTATTTTGCTCTTGACCGTTCTAGTCCCTATATGCTACTGGTAGCACCAATTAAAGAGAACCTACACATTCCGATGACACAAGAGCAACAGCAGATGTTTGGGATTGACAAGCTCAATGTTCCTCGTTCCCAAATTCCTGCGGTTACTCATGTTGATTACTCGGCTCGGATACAAACCGTTCACCCGGAAACGAATCCTCGTTACTACGAATTAATTCGTCATTTTGAGGCAAAAACTGGCTGTGCCGTCTTGGTGAATACTTCGTTTAATGTGCGTGGCGAACCGATTGTTTGTACTCCCGAAGATGCCTATCGATGTTTTATGAGGACTGAGATGGACTATTTGGTGATTGAAAATTTCTTATTAGCCAAATCAGAACAACCCGAAAGAAATGATAATGAGTCTTGGCAAAAAGAATTTCAATTAGATTAA
- a CDS encoding bacilysin biosynthesis protein BacA, with product MLKFSIEFTYPIPISNTLTIGTLGPSGTSSENALNYLINQLQAQAINLSSQLFDNFILVKEALLQEQVDLALVPHAYDKVNEFYMEPNFNLGFIFIYPTPIYGLAKKKNTELDLKNCSIVTHPAPIPLLPKLLPDTNIKDIQMTLASSTSAAAMQVNQGLADLAITNENAVKEYDLEFISTFGEIPMSWSIFYKKQRGQYV from the coding sequence ATGCTCAAATTTTCTATTGAGTTTACCTATCCTATTCCTATTTCAAATACTTTAACTATCGGTACGCTAGGGCCGAGTGGAACAAGTAGCGAAAATGCTTTGAATTATCTGATCAACCAATTGCAAGCACAGGCAATCAATCTATCCAGTCAGTTATTTGATAACTTTATTCTTGTTAAGGAAGCTTTGCTGCAAGAACAGGTGGATTTAGCTCTGGTTCCTCATGCTTACGATAAAGTCAACGAATTTTACATGGAGCCAAATTTTAACCTGGGTTTCATATTCATTTATCCCACACCTATTTATGGATTAGCTAAGAAAAAAAACACAGAGTTGGATTTAAAAAATTGTAGTATCGTCACCCATCCTGCTCCTATACCGTTACTCCCAAAGCTCTTGCCAGATACCAATATAAAAGACATCCAAATGACTCTGGCAAGTTCCACGAGTGCCGCTGCTATGCAAGTCAATCAAGGTTTAGCTGATTTAGCTATCACGAATGAAAATGCGGTTAAAGAATATGATTTAGAATTCATTTCTACTTTTGGAGAAATTCCCATGAGTTGGTCTATTTTTTACAAAAAACAAAGAGGACAATATGTCTAA
- a CDS encoding SDR family NAD(P)-dependent oxidoreductase: MDLGLKGKIALITGASAGIGFAIAQGLAAEGCKLIICGRNIDRLEQAKKNLLAEFPDVELMSFCADVHNAADSEELVNESLNKFGNINILINNSEGATFSGEAVENLSDADWKMVFEGKLMGYIRMTNLVLPGMKKHRWGRIINIVGTSGKEPSSRLVKSGVANAALMNFTKAVATQTAKYNVLITSVNPGIIDTPRHQQYLEIAAQEQNKTIDSVKESIVNSIPIGRLGFSSELANLVIFLVSDCASYITGVTIPVDGGLSSSAF; the protein is encoded by the coding sequence ATGGATTTAGGCTTAAAAGGAAAGATTGCTTTAATAACAGGAGCCAGTGCGGGGATTGGTTTTGCCATCGCCCAAGGACTAGCAGCAGAAGGTTGTAAATTAATTATTTGTGGTCGAAATATAGATAGACTGGAGCAAGCGAAAAAAAACCTGCTTGCAGAATTTCCTGATGTAGAGTTAATGAGTTTTTGCGCTGATGTACATAATGCTGCTGATTCAGAAGAATTAGTCAATGAATCTCTTAACAAGTTTGGAAATATCAATATTTTAATTAATAATTCAGAAGGGGCAACATTTTCTGGTGAAGCAGTAGAAAACTTATCAGATGCAGATTGGAAAATGGTTTTTGAAGGCAAGTTAATGGGCTATATTCGCATGACTAATCTAGTTCTACCTGGGATGAAAAAACACAGATGGGGCCGGATTATCAACATTGTTGGGACATCTGGAAAAGAACCTTCCAGTCGTTTAGTGAAATCAGGGGTAGCTAATGCAGCGTTAATGAATTTTACAAAAGCTGTGGCTACACAAACTGCTAAGTATAATGTCTTAATTACTTCTGTAAACCCAGGAATTATTGATACACCAAGGCATCAACAATATTTGGAAATTGCTGCTCAAGAACAAAATAAAACAATTGATTCCGTCAAAGAATCCATTGTCAATTCTATTCCAATAGGTCGCCTGGGTTTCTCTAGTGAATTAGCCAATTTGGTAATTTTTCTGGTTTCAGACTGTGCCAGTTATATTACAGGGGTAACTATTCCTGTAGATGGCGGATTGTCTTCTAGCGCTTTTTAA
- a CDS encoding SDR family NAD(P)-dependent oxidoreductase, with protein sequence MKTTLAHKIFDLTGKVAIVTGSTRGIGKVIAEGLAHRGVKLTICGTQLPEAEKTAKIIQDAGGEAIAIQADVTKRQDCANLINQTVAYYNQLDIMVCNAGINTIKPALSLLEAEWDAIIDVDLKGYFNCAQLAAQHMIQQGTGGSIIMNSSIASVVGIPGVAAYTAAKGGVNQLVRTLAIEWAAHGIRVNAIAPGYMENIMEGSKANYPDLATQEQLIKTFIPMNRRGKLEELVGPVVFLASEAASYVTGSILMVDGACSAM encoded by the coding sequence ATGAAGACAACACTAGCACACAAGATTTTTGACTTAACAGGTAAAGTTGCTATTGTAACAGGCTCAACACGAGGAATTGGCAAAGTAATTGCAGAGGGATTAGCACATAGAGGAGTCAAGCTAACTATCTGTGGTACTCAATTACCTGAAGCAGAAAAAACCGCGAAAATCATTCAAGATGCAGGGGGTGAGGCGATCGCAATTCAGGCAGATGTCACCAAGCGTCAGGATTGCGCTAACTTAATTAACCAAACCGTAGCTTACTACAACCAACTTGACATTATGGTTTGTAATGCAGGTATTAACACGATTAAACCTGCCCTATCCCTGTTAGAAGCGGAGTGGGATGCCATTATTGATGTTGATTTGAAGGGTTATTTTAACTGCGCTCAGTTAGCCGCCCAACACATGATTCAACAAGGTACAGGCGGTTCAATTATTATGAACTCTTCGATTGCTAGTGTTGTGGGTATACCCGGTGTGGCGGCTTACACTGCGGCCAAAGGAGGTGTCAATCAACTGGTGCGAACCTTAGCCATAGAGTGGGCGGCGCATGGTATTCGAGTCAATGCGATCGCTCCCGGTTATATGGAAAATATTATGGAAGGTTCAAAAGCGAATTACCCAGACCTAGCGACCCAGGAACAACTAATTAAAACATTTATACCCATGAATCGTAGAGGTAAACTAGAGGAGTTAGTCGGGCCTGTGGTGTTTCTCGCTTCTGAAGCCGCATCCTATGTAACTGGGTCAATTTTGATGGTGGACGGCGCTTGCAGTGCGATGTAG
- a CDS encoding SxtJ family membrane protein: MHEIKELDQKGLREFGLIGGSIVAIVFGCVLPILRHHSLSVWPWTIAIILWIWAIVAPATLNLVYQIWMRIGLVLGWIQTRIILGLLFYIMITPMGLMKRLLDGNSTTQCFEPDLHTYRQISKQETRESMERPF; encoded by the coding sequence ATGCACGAAATAAAGGAACTTGATCAAAAAGGTTTGCGGGAATTTGGACTGATAGGCGGTTCGATAGTCGCAATTGTGTTTGGTTGTGTATTGCCAATACTACGCCATCATTCTCTGTCAGTTTGGCCTTGGACTATCGCCATCATTTTGTGGATTTGGGCAATCGTTGCACCCGCAACTTTAAATCTTGTTTACCAAATTTGGATGAGAATTGGACTTGTCCTGGGCTGGATACAAACACGAATTATTTTAGGTCTTTTGTTTTATATAATGATTACACCAATGGGTCTGATGAAGCGGTTGTTGGATGGAAATTCCACAACGCAATGCTTCGAGCCAGACTTGCACACTTATCGTCAAATCAGTAAGCAAGAAACTAGAGAAAGTATGGAGAGGCCATTCTAA
- a CDS encoding cupin domain-containing protein, whose translation MSKFFPVCENIKINSKVELLAFKCGDIILQLASLDPGSTFELHHHPESQMGMVIAGRLEMNINGTKEILEPLQHVYAADSHIPHGSVNLFAETALAFDVKRITNSLPSLTANKAFFKVTPTKDEATNFPCKSALASWFEIIISQIPPQGKIPTQQSTCEQMGIIYNGHLMMSVEKEQRQLKYGEIYYAPPNVVYEGYNPSNEEVTLIKILMPPVSESAL comes from the coding sequence ATGTCTAAATTTTTTCCGGTTTGTGAAAACATAAAAATCAATTCAAAAGTAGAATTATTGGCATTTAAGTGTGGAGATATAATCCTTCAATTAGCATCTCTTGATCCTGGATCTACTTTTGAACTCCATCATCATCCAGAAAGCCAAATGGGCATGGTAATCGCTGGGCGTTTAGAAATGAATATTAACGGTACCAAAGAAATTCTCGAACCACTCCAGCACGTCTATGCTGCTGATTCCCATATTCCTCATGGTTCTGTTAATCTTTTTGCAGAAACAGCACTAGCTTTTGATGTGAAACGAATCACAAATTCTTTACCCTCATTAACGGCTAACAAAGCTTTCTTTAAAGTAACCCCTACAAAAGATGAAGCTACAAATTTTCCTTGCAAATCTGCCCTTGCTTCTTGGTTTGAAATTATCATCAGCCAAATTCCCCCACAAGGAAAAATACCAACCCAGCAATCCACCTGCGAGCAAATGGGAATAATTTACAATGGTCATCTAATGATGAGCGTGGAAAAAGAACAACGGCAGTTAAAATATGGGGAAATTTACTATGCTCCTCCTAACGTTGTTTATGAAGGGTATAATCCCTCAAACGAAGAAGTAACTTTAATCAAAATTTTAATGCCACCAGTTTCTGAATCGGCTTTATAA
- a CDS encoding DUF5989 family protein, which translates to MLKDTVDFLKDLGGFLKAQKNYWLIPLIVTLVFMGALIVFAQSSAIAPFIYTLF; encoded by the coding sequence ATGCTAAAAGACACTGTGGATTTTCTCAAAGACCTTGGGGGATTTCTGAAAGCGCAAAAAAATTATTGGTTGATTCCCCTGATTGTTACCCTGGTTTTCATGGGGGCTTTAATCGTATTCGCTCAATCTTCTGCGATCGCGCCGTTTATTTATACCCTTTTTTAA